A region of the Leptospiraceae bacterium genome:
GAATAATCCGGTAGAGCAGGTAAAAAAGGATATTGATATTTCTTTAAACACCCTTGAAAAGAAATTGGGTTTGGAAAAGACAGGTAAGAACGTAAAACAAAGATTATTATCTATTGGTAAACAAATTTTACTTCGTTTCGAAAACGATTTTGGAATCCAGGTTTCAGAAACACAGGATTTTGATTACAGGATAGGAAGAGTACGTCACCATATCCTGGATTATGTAGCCGAGAAAACCGGGATTCATAAATGGGATAAAACAGCCAATGCAATTGAAAAATTACGAAGACTTCTTTCTACTTTTGAAATGGTAAGTGTCGGAATTCCGGATCCGAAAAATGAACTTCCTTCTAAAGAGCTGGCGAATTGGGGAAGGAAAATTTGTGAAAGGATTTATGACTTTATATCTATCCAAACTCCTTACATTACCGAACTGGCTTCAGCCGAAAGGGTTTATGAATGGATTTATCGTTTTGAATCGGAGGTTTTAGGCTATAGCTATAAACGACCTCATAATGCTCATATTTCTTTTGCAAAACCGTATAACATTAAGGATTTATACCCCTCCTACAGAAAAAATAAAAAACAATCAGTTGAGGATTTATTACATAATTTAAAGTCTGACCTTCATACACTCATGAAAAAGGAAATAGAGAAATCTCCTCCAATATTTGAGGATTCACATATATTTTGAAATTCTAAGATTTCTTGTTTCTTCATCTTGAATATAGAATTGTAAAAGGATGCAATCAGGTGGAAGGTAGTCTCTGGCTATCTGCCACCATTCAATAAGGGAGATTCCTTTTTTCCCCCAAATTTCTTCAAACCCGAGCTCTTCCAGGTCAGAACTATGTTTCAAACGAAAAAGATCGAAATGGTAGATAGCCATTTTCTCTTTTGTCAGATATTCATTAACCAGAGTAAATGTAGGAGAATTTACAAGAAGTGTGTCATCAAAGCTATGAACAAAAGCCGAAACAAAAGTAGTTTTCCCTGCCCCCATTTCACCTTCTAAGAGAAGAATGGGAAATGGATTCTGACTCTTTTCCAGTTCCCTTTTTAAAAAGAAAAGGGGCCTGTGAAGTTCTTGGAGCGTATATTGAAATTCTACCGGTTTCATACCGGCATGAAAAGAAGATTCACTTCTTCTGCATCGAGTGAATATTTGGAGAAACAAAATTCACAACTTAGCTCTACCTTACCCTGTTCTTGTAGAATAGAAAGTGCTTCTTCTTTTCCCAAAGATTTTACAACAACACGGGTTTTTTCAATGCCACAGGTGCAAACTCTTATAGGATGACCTGTTTCTAACTCTTTTAACCCAAAACCGAGTTTTTCTTCAATATGTTTTTTACTTTCCTCTAGGTGTTTATTTAGAAAAACTTCGTCCATCGATTCTCTTAGAATCTGTATGGCATTATGTAGGGCCTGTTTATTTTCCGTACTGGCTTCAGGAAGTGCCTGGAATATAATTCCGCAGGCGTAAGGTCTTTTCTCTTTATTATTTAAATAAATGGATAAGTATGAACTTACCTGTTCTGATGAATAAATATATGAGTGAAGATTGTCTTCAAAGCTTTCTTCTCCCATTTCTGTGAGAGATTGGTGGATTAATTTAGGGCCTATCCAGCGGCTAATTCTAAAAACTCCCGAACCTATACCAAGGGTTTTATCGTCTATCTTCCCTACTACTTTCGGATTTTTTACCAGCCCTCTGAGTTCACCTTTTCTACTGGAATAAGCTAATACACGTTCGATTTCTCCCCGTCCTTCCAACTGAATACTGACGGTTGTTTCATCTTTCACAAGACCTGAGATAAAGAAAGAACCCAAAATCGCTTTGGCCAGCAAATCGGCAGAGCTATTTTCTGCTTTTTGCAGATTTAAAATTTCAGTGATAGTAAAGCTACAATCTGTAAGTAAGTATCGAAAAGATAGATCGGGAATAAGTCCGATGCTATACCTGTCTCTATTTTCTTTTGGAGTTTCCATGGAATTCTAATTGACGTATGAAATGAAGTGCATTTTTGTTCAAGTAGTTATTATGAGAAAAGAAGAAGTTATAGAATTAAATCAATATTTACACAGAATTGGGGAAGAAATTAAAAACAAACCCAGTACATTATTTGTGGATAACCTTCACAGTGCTTATCTTGAGTTTGAAGAGGAGTATGTTTTGCCTTCTCAATCATTAAGTGGCATTGAGTATTCTCAGGCAAAACGATACATTGAAACTATTTCTGAGTTTATTCCGGAAGCGGTACGATTTTGCTCTGTTTTACCGGAACCAAAGCCCAGACGGGATATTGGGAAACTTTTTCTGGTTCGAGATTTCATTTTCAATAACAATTTATATTTATATATTCTAAAATTAGAAGCCACTCATTTGGGAGGCATTTTTAACGATAAAATAGTAGTCCCTGCTTATCAGGGGAGTTCCGTTTCAGTTCGAACCAAGCGTATCTATTTTTCGATTCGTGTTATCCGGATTGAGTCTCTAGTAAAAGAAAATGAATTTGTCCTGGATTTTAATGCTGCCTTTATTTCTCCTCAGGATTTATCTATTGATAAGGGACAGTCTTATAATATATCCCAAAAAGTAAGAGTGGAACTCTTCGATGATGTGGACTATAGTGGTTTATTAGATCCGATTAAAGAAAAACAGGGAATAAAAGCAATCTGGAAACCGGGTAAAATCTATGATCCAATTTCGATAGAATATAGAAGTTTAGCTTTTAATTTTTTAGAAAGCTCTTATAAAGAAATATATAATAGGTTTTCCGGTTTTTTATCCGTTTATGATAATATTCTTTTTGGTCGTGAGGACAAAAATGATGAACACGATAGCTACCTCGCTTATTTAAGTAGTATTCAAACAGAAAGAACTTTATCTCCTTCCGGAAATCTTTTATGGAAAGTTTACCGTAGATAAATTTGCATAGGATGTGTGTATAAATGGACGATGTAACTCGCGCTGGAATACTTTTAGAGAAATTATATGCAAAGATGAAACCTGATATGGATCTATTCTGGTCTTCATATGGTTCGTACGAAGAGCTTATGGAAACTTTAGATGAATATAAGCAAGCTTTGAAAAACAAAGATCTATCAAAGCTCTCTGAACTAAAGTTTTTATTTCTTGCTACCGGAGACTTGCAAGAAATAGCCCTCAGCAATGGATGGGGAGATGAATTCTTAAAACTTGCTTCTGAATTTGATTCTTTGAACCTTTAGGTTTACTAAGAACATAGGATTCTTTCCAGATAATAAATTTTTTTTCCTTCTCCCCGTTTTTCTTCTTCAAATCGAGATTTAGGAATATTATCTCTTTGAAAAGTATATTCATTTTCAAAAGTAAAATCTTTTATTTTTCGAAATAAGCGGATGCTGGCTCTTGCATATCCACCATGATCTGTTGCAAAATAAAAAGAACCCTTTTCTTGTAAAAGATAACGAAGTTTGTCTACAAACTCTTCATTTAAAGTTCTATGCTTGAAATGTTTTTTCTTGGGCCAGGGATCCGGAAAATTTAGAATAACTGAACGAAATTGTCTGGGTTCAAGCAGTTCTACTAAGAACCAGTTAAAATTCAGGGGAATAAAACGAATATTACTAAGTTTATATTTTTCTATCATTCTTAAAGTGGATTTCACTCTCCCTAAATTTTTCTCCATTAATATATAGCCGGTATCGGGATTTTTTAGTGCTAATTCAATAGCTACTTCTCCCCAGCCGGAACCCAACTCTAAAACAAATTGCTTGATATTTTCCGGAAAAAAGTCCTTACAAATAATCCCGGAGTTTCTTTTTACCGGTATAAAATACTTCGATGGAAAGCTATATTGCGAGGCTATTTTCCAGAGTTTTTCACGGATTTCTTCATTCATATATTTCCCTTATTGGTATATATTGTACAGAGTGTATTAATTTTACAATTTAAACAAATAGATTTGCTATAACTAAATTGACAGTAACGGGTGATTCCGAGTCGAGTCAGAGCGAAATCGTATAAAAGAGGGTCTTCTGCATTTATTTTGCAAAAGTTAGCTGTAATTTCTTTTGCTAATGTATAGTCTACTGTTTTTCTTGTAGAGAAGCCGAGCAAGCGTGCAATTCTTTGTATATGAATATCTACAGGATAAATCAGGTTTGCAGATTTTATTTTTCTATAGATTCCCATATCCGGAAAGGAATTTCTAACCATCCAGCGCAAAAACATATAATAACGTTTATTAGATGCCGTTACTTTACCTTTTCCTAATAGAAAACTCAAACCGTAACTGAGATTTTTGCTTTCTAATTTTTTAGCTTCTTCACTGAGGATTTTTTGAAAAGAGTATATGCCCGATTGTAGAGTCTGTGAATTAAGGAAATATTTTTCAAAGGTTCCGTATTTAAAAAATAGAATTTGGATGAGTCTTAAGAATAATTCTATATCCTTTGATGTTTGAAAGCGATAAGAGGGAAGTTTTTTATGAATTGTATTAGATAAACCTTCCTTCAAAAAGAGTAGAGGTTGTCCTTCCATCAGGGTGAATAATTTATTCAAAAAAGATCTGATAGCCTTTACATTTCCGTAAGAGAAAAGCGCAGAGATAAAACCCACTACTTCTCTTTCTTTGGCATTGCTATAACGAAGAGGAAACTCTATAGGATCAGTAGAAAGGAATTCTTCTTTATTATAGTTTAAAGCGAGAGAGTCAAGAACTTTTCTAAGATATATTTTATTCATCTAATGTATGAAAGTAACAATTCTATCCTTATTCTTTCTTCTTTTTAGAAAGATGCTCATCAGGGTCATTCATACCCGGAAAAAATATCATACTGTGGTCTTTGCAGATTTCCGGTTCAGTTCCTTTAATATAAAATTCATAATAAGATTTTTGACATTTTGAACCAAATTGCTTTCCGGAAAACTTACAAATTTTTTTCTTCACAATATTCAAATTGCCTCCAAAAGAAAATTTTCCTCTCTTTTCTCCTTCAAGGGCTTTTTTCATATAACGTCCCCAAACCGGTGCTGTAATGATCCCACCTGCCATCCCCTTTCCTAAAGACATAGTGCCGAGATCATAACCCATCCAGAGAGAGCTTACAAGTTCCGGTGTATACCCTACAAACCAGGCATCCCGGAAATTATTGGTCGTGCCGGTCTTTCCAACAACCGAACCGCCAAGACCGGAATGTTTTACAGCTGTTCCCGTTCCCCTTGTAATGACTCCTTTCATCATAGAAGTAATGATATAGCTGGCCTCAGGAGAAATGATTTGTTTTCGTTCTTTTTGTAAATTTTCAGTTTCATAATCTTTAATCAGTGCTCCTTTGGAATCTGTTATCTTTAAAATACAGATTGGATGTACTTCTTTTCCACCTGAAGCAAACACTGCATAGGCCCTGGCAATTTCAAGAGGAGTAACTTCAAATGTTCCAAGAGCAACCGAAATGTTGCGAGGAATTTCTCTGTCCTGAATTCCTAATAAAGCATAAAGAGTAGGAAGGACCTTTGAAAGCCCAACCTGATCTAAAACGCGCAGGGCGACCATATTACGGGAGGTTTCTAAGGCAGAGCGAAGCCGAATAAAACCTGCATAGCTCTCGCTATAGTTAGAAGGTTCCCACTCATCTCCATCCTCAGAGAGGTAATTCATTGGAGAATCTAAAAAAAGAGTAGAAGCTGTAACTTTTTCTTCCTCATCCGGATGCTTGCCGAAGTAATCTATTGCAGAGGCATAAACAAGAGGTTTGAAGGAAGAGCCGGGTTGACGGTATGCTTGAAAAGGACGTATCTGCTGATTATCCGAACGAAAACCGGAACCTCCTATGATAGCAGTTATATGTCCTGACTTAGGGCGGAGGCTAATAAGAGCACCTTCGACTTCCATCAGATGCTCCTGTAAGTCCTGTTCATTATAGCTCATCTCCAGAGCTCTTGCCACATTGTTTGAGCCATTTAAATAATTCAAAACAGAAATTTCATCCCGGATGGAACTTTGAAATACTTTCTGAAAGCGTCTTTCTGAACGCTTCATTTGAAATTTATAAGGATTCAAATCATTAACTAAAGAAATGAGATCAATCGCATTCCCGTAGTTCTCATCAAATATTTCTTTTTCAGTAAAGATTCTCACGGCAGAAACCTTATTTTGTCGAACAAGAGCATTGAATACTTCTTCTTCTGCTGCTGCCTGATGTTGCACTTCTATAGAAGTATATATTTTATAACCACCTGTATATAAGTTTTTACTAATTTCCCTATCCTGCATTAATAAACGTCTTACATATTCGGTAACGTATGGGTGTCGGTTTAATCTATCTGAAAAGGCTGAATCATTCGGTGAACGGTTTAGAGTTTTATAATAAATCGAAAAACTATTAAACTCCCGGACAGCAGTAGATACATCCATTCTACCGGTTTCGATTAGTTTCATGAATACGACACGAACTTTCCTACTGGATTCATTTGGGTTTACCAGGGGACTAAACTGTCTGGGTCTTGTGGTTAAACTTGAAATTAAAGCTGCTTCCCCCCAGCTTAGTTCATTAACATTTTTTCTGAAATAAAATCTGGCCGCAGCTCCGCTTCCGAGAGTTCCATGTCCGAGAGGAATTTCATTTAGATACATTTCGAGTATTGTATCTTTATCATATTCTAATTCCATTAAAAAGGCCAACCAGGCTTCTCTGGCCTTTCGTGAAAAAGAGCGCTCTGTACTTAAAAACTTTAAGCGGGCTACCTGTTGGGTAATCGTGGAAGCTCCTTCTTTAATCCTTCCGGCAAGAATGTTTACAGCCATGGCACGAATAATTCCGCGAAGGTCTATTCCGAAATGCGAATAAAAATTATTATCCTCTGTTGATAGAAAGCATTGGATAACTTTATTCCGCTTGTCCGGGAATGAGTGAGTTTCTTGTTTTAAGTTCGCCACCTTTACAACTTTTCTAGAAAACTTATAGTATTCTGCAATGGGAACGCTTTCTCCTTTTTTCCCGATACCATAAACGATTGAGGGTCTTTCATAGTTACGGGCCTCTTTTACTTTTTGAAAGTCCCCTGGCATACTTAAGAGAAGACAAAAAGTTAGTAGAGAAAGAGAAGCCAGACCGAAGGAAAGTTTCAGTAATTCAAACTTTCCATTTAAGAGAGGGAGAACTAAAAAGTGATAGATGCGAAACAATACAACCTTCCTTATAAGGGAGAAAATTCTTTCATTTCCTGTATGCCCTGGTAGCGCAGACCGGTATCCAGGTTATAGCCTGCGTATTCATCGAGGATGCTTTCTTTTCTTACATCCCCTTTTAGATAATTCCAGGCGAGAATAATGAGTTCTTTTGCCGATTCTGCAGCTTTGTTTACCAGGTTAATAAAGGTATCATTTTTCACAATACTCTTATCGGCAGGATAGGTCCATCTACGTCTTTCTTCATTCATAAGTCTTGGATCTATATTTTCTTTTAGTGGAAGCATTAATACAGAAGCTTTCAGATGAATGAAACTTACCCGGTCTACCATGCGAAGAAACTTTCTTAAAAAAATGCTCCTGGAATCAAAAAGAGAATTCAGTTGAACATAGCCGGTATAGGAGTCATTTATCATATCTCCCGGAATTATTTTTTGCTCAGAACCAATGTAGCTGCCATGAAATTCTTCCGGAAAAGTCATCTTTAAAGCCTGAAGCCAGAAATACCAGATAGTAGTATCTATTTTAGATTTTGCTGTATTAGAATGAAATATATTAATATATTGAGTAAAATCGTATTGCTTCGGACTCATACCCCAGCGATAATCTAAAAGATAGGTGTCCAGGGCAAATTCTACCCTGAGATGATTGTACTGTGCGAGAGTTCTTACCTTTACATCATCGTTGTAGTAATCACCTGAAATGAAGAAAATATAGGGATGAGTTACCACATCTACTGCACAGTGGCAGATATAGCCCAGAGTAAAGGCAAGCATTCTATCTCTATAAAGTCCTTCTTCCGTTTTCTGAATCAGGTCTAAAAAGGAGAGTATAAGCTCCACAACTTTTGTGTGGTGATGAAGGTCCCCCCAGATCTGAGCTTTTTTGGATTTATCAGGATTCAGAACATGGTAGTAGTAAAAAATATCCGGAGCGATAGTTCCTGTATTCGCATAACGGAAGCATTCTTCGGACTTTAGTAACTTTGCGATCTGCTTATTCTCTTCACTTCCGTGTTCCAAATGCCTGATTACCTGGGTCAGGATTTCAAGATGTGTAATTTTTCCGGCCATCTCAATCCACAGGTTGGTTAGCGGGGGATATTATGGCAAGTGAAAATCTTGAACTTTTCTTTCGCATTGTATTACTTTTGTAAGCCCTTATTTTTTCGGGAAGTAAGCGAACCATCAATGGTTCGCTTAGGTTCAATTTCCTAAGAATACTTACTTTTCTATGCTGATTAATTCTACATCAAATATGAGTGTGGAATTGGGACCGATTTTTCCCGGGCCTCTTTCTCCGTAAGCTATATGAGAAGGAATGAAGAATTTGTATTTACTACCGACTGTCATTAACTGTAACCCTTCTGTCCAACCTGGAATAACTCCATTTAAGGGAAACACTGCCGGTTGTCCTCTTTTGTAAGAGCTATCGAATTCACTTCCATCGATAAGGGTGCCTACATAATGAACTTTTACGGTATTAGTTGCTGTAGGTTTGGCACCACTGCCTTCTTTAATTACTTTATACTGCAAACCGGAAGGAGTTACTTTCACACCTTCTTTGCCTTTATTTTCAGTTAAAAACTTTTCTCCTGCAGCTTTATTTACTTTTCCCTTTTCTGTCATGGCGGACTGCATATAATTTTGTTTGATCTGCTGGGCATCCGAAGGGTTAAAAATCTTTTTTTCTTCTTTTAACATACCATCGGAAAGGCCACTTTTTATGGCTTCGATATCGACCTCAATACCCATGTTTTTTACATAATTTCCGATTTCGGTTCCTAAAAGATAACTGAATTTTTCCTTATCCCCCCCTTTGAAATCAGCAGCTGAAGAGTAGGTTTTCGCTTTACAGGATGTAACCAGCACAGTGAGAGCCGTTACAAATAAAATCACACTTCTCATTAAAAATTCTCCTTTCTGCCAGTAAAAAAGGACGGTATGGCAAATCAAGCCAAGCATAACTTCTGAATGAATTTATTCAAAAGTATTCATGATTTCATCCTGAAAGCCACGTGAAGAGGAAGTTTCCAGGTCATCCTCATAGGTCTTTCTGGACTTGCGACTTGCTTTATTACTTCTTTCTTTTTTTTGACCGGGCTTGCTGTTTTTTTCTTCGTTGAGTCCTCTTGAAGCTGCGGTTTCGTGAGATTCTTTCAGGCTATCTCGATTTGACTTAGGCATTGAAGAGCCGCAATCCGAACTCAATTCCACAAACTTCATTGCAACAAAGCCCTTTATACCTTTAAAAGTGGCTTTATAGTATTTTCCATCTTTTTCGATAAGCTTGAGGACTGAACCTTTTTTTAAAGTAAGGAACTTCTTCTTATTCTCAAGTTTTAAAAATTCTGTATTTTTTTTAAGTTTCAAACAGGAATTGGATTCTGATTCTTCAGCCAAAAGGGAAACTAACAGAAACAAAAAGAAAACTAAAAATGCAATCTTCATATACTACCTCTTATTTTTAATAATTAGAGTCCATAAGTTCCAATATTTTCTAATTATTTTTCTAGGTCTGTCAAGTTTTAAAATTGATTTATGGTTTTTTATGCGGGCTTTGCAGATATTTTTGTGTCGTCTTTTATTCTGCTAAAGAATAGACTCTAATGAATAGTTTCTTATAGATTACAGAATAGATATGGTCAATATTAATGTTGTATTAGAGATTTAATCTCTCTTTCCTTTTTTATAGGAATAATTTCTTTACATAATAAGAATATTCGATTTTAATGATTTCCATTATGAAGATACTCAGCAGTTTTATTGTAAGCTTTTTTTTGGTTATTGCTCTCCAGGCTTCAGACACAGATCCTCTTTTCTATGCAATTGAAAAAAAGGATCTAACAAAGGTTAAACAGTTAATACGATCCGGAAAAGTCAATCTGAATTCGATTAAGGTGGATGGGGAATATTCAGCGCCTCTTGCCTGGGCCTGTGCAGATGGTGCTTTTGAAATAGCCTATTTTCTTCTGGATGAAGGAGCCGATCCGAATGGTTCGACCACCTATGAGACTGCCCTACAATGGCTAGCCTCTCAATTAGATAAGGGTTATTCAGAAGATGAGACTGTAAAGTTAGCTGAATATATGCTCAAAAAAGGTGCAAAAGTAGATAAGGTTCCGGGACCCGAAAATAACGGAACTCCCTTAATGGCAGCAGCTGATAATAACTCCAGAAGATTGGTTGACCTTTTTTTAAAATACGGAGCTGATAGGAATATTAAAGATAATGAAGGTAAAACCGCAGCCGATCACGCAGAAAGAGCGGGCCACATTGAACTCGCAAACTATTTGCGGGGTAAAACAAATGAAGAATACCATAGTAGCCTCCACTATATGGCTAAAGAAAATAAACTTTCGGATATGAAAGAACTGCTACAAAAAACACCAAAGAGCCAAAGAAAGAATTTAATTAATGAACAAGAAGCACAATCGAAGAATACTCCTCTTCATTATGCTGCCATGCACGGTAATTTAGAAATTGCTAAATTACTTGTAAAGTATGGTGCTGATATCAACATAAAAGGCCTGGCTTCTTTTACCCCTCTGCATACAGCTTCAGCTTATGAAAAAGAAAATGTAGCCAGTTTTCTTGTAAAAAAAGGTGCTAACATCAATGTAGTACAAACGGAAGGTTGTGCAACGGGTTATACATCTATGAGCTGGGCCATTACCCATGGCATGAAAGATTTAGTTAGTCTTATGCTAAAACATAAAGGGAACCCCTTTGCCGCAGATGAGCATCCCCTCATAACCGGAAGGCAGGACTTAGAAACTGTCAAAGTATTGGTAGAGGAAGGAAATGTCATACCGGATGCTGAAGTTTTAAATTGGTATAAAGGGCAGGTCAATGATAAATACGATCCGGAAGATGAATGGTTTCATGAAAATATTAAAGAAATATACGCTTATTTAAAGAAGAAATCGTCTACATCCGGAAATAAAAAACATACCGGACTCTTCTTTGGCGGAAAAAATAATAAATCGAAACTTAAGATTCTGCAAAATGCAAACAAAGCCAAAGGGGATTTCGAACCGGTTGATATACGAAAAATTAGAAAAAAGTAATATATCTGCATCTCGTAGTCCAATAAGACTACGGGATAAATCCTTTCCCTATATAAAAGGATTTATAATGTCTAAACCCTCTTCTTCAAGCTTACTATTTCTTTCCATACAATCGGAATAAAATATTTCACATTCAGAATGAATAGCCGAAGCGATTGCAATACTATCCCAGAATTTAAATCCATATGAACTTCTAAGTTCAGAAGCTTTCAAAAGAATTGTCTTACTAAAATTTATCACTATATACCTATTAAAAAAGCCATTGATAAAATCCGGAATTTTATCTTCTCTCAGAATCTGAGATCCTATGAGTTGTACAGAAATCTCATTGACAGTTTGTGAAGTGAGATAGATTTCATTTTCTGGATTTTCAATTATGGCCTTACTTTTCTCCTGTTTATCTTCCTGCTTCAGGTTTAAGATTGAGTATATCCAGAGATTTGTATCAACGAATATTTTGCATGTGTCCATAAATCTCCTCCCTTTTCCAGATTTTAAAACCACCTGCCGGTATCGGTGAATTTAGCAATTCTTTCAAATAATTAGACGAATTCCTATTATGCTTTTCTTTAAAAACAAGCTCAATATGTACATCAATTTCTTTTCCAATAAATTCATCAGGTAAATCGATTATAAGCTTTGAATCCTGAACACGCATCCTTCTTTTAAAATCATTCATAAGAAACTCCTAAATTTCATAATAGAGGCCATGTAAAGACAGGCTGTTTCGATTCTTAGGATAGGGGTTCCGAGAGAAAATGATAAAAATCCTTTCGAGAGTAATTGATTTATTTCCTTATCCCTCAATCCTCCTTCCGGACCGATTACAACCGGAAGTTCGGAAGGAAAACTCAAATCAAGTTGTTTTTCACTGTACGGATGCAAAATCATACCTCCTTTTGGATTTTCTTCTATAAACTTATCAAGGCTTTTATAATGTTTTACTCGGGGAAGGCTGTGTCTCCTTGATTGAGAGGCAGCTTCCCGAATAATTTTTTCTACTCTTTCAGGGTTCAAATCTTTACGTTCGGATTGTTGAAAATTTATAAAGTTAAAATCCGTTACTCCTATTTCGGTTCCCTTTTGGATGAGAAATTCAAACCTTGAGGATTTCGGGATAGCGGTTGCCAGAGAAATATACTTCTCTTCTATAGTTACATATTCCTCCCTCTGCAAAAAACCCTTTGTTTGGCCGGCAGGAATTCTGTAAATATGAGAATTACCCTTACCATCTCGTACTTCGATTAATTTATCCACCGAATACATTCTGAGACTTTTCAAGTGTTGTATTTGTTCTTCTTTTAGTTGGATTTCCTTAATCTTATCTAAATCCATAAAAAAAAGAGGAAGCTTATCTTCCCAAAGATCAGCCATATCATTACTATAAGCTTTCTGCATTTTCTAACTTTTCAGTTTAATCACTTCCCATTCGTTAGTTGAAGGTAAGCCCTGTCCGCCTAATTCAATTTGCCAGGAATCCAAAACTCCTTCCTCTCTCAGATGTTTTGCCGGTCGCAATGCGATAGCCTGCCCATTTTGTTTATACAAAGAACGTCTTCCAAAAAACCTACCTCCCAATTCATTTTCATGAACTATCTTCTCTTTTTCTCCTTTCATTTCAAAAGCCAGCATACAATTCTCTACAAGACTTTTTAATTCATCATAGTCAGCAGAAATTCCATGATCCGGACCATCCAAGTTTTTATCGAGAGTAAAATGTTTTTCGATAATGCAGGCATTGTAAGATACAGCTATTGCAGCCCCCAAAAAGCCGGCGGAATGGTCTGAAAAACCGATTGGGAAATCATATATATCTTCATATAACTTAATGGTTTTCAGGTTTAGATTTTTTGGAGGAGTAGGATAAAGAGATACACAATGAAAAAGTGCCAATTCCTGCTGATTAAGACTTTTTAAATATTCTACTGCTCTTGTTACTTCATAAAAGTCAGCGGCACCTGTAGATAAAAATATGGCCAAACCTGTTTGATTGCATTTTTCTAATAAGGCTTTATTGGTAATATCTCCTGAAGCTATCTTTAAAATAGGAACATCTAAATCACTTAATAGGTCTACCGAAGAAAGACATAGCGGGGTAGAGAAAAAAACAAGTCCTTCTTCTTCAGCAGCTTTTTGAAATTCTCTATGGAATTTCTCAGATAATTCGTAAGTTTTAAAAATATCGTATAAAAATTTTGCTTCCGGGTTCGTTTTATCGATAAATTCATCTGTTATATAAGATTGAAATTTAACCGCATCAGCACCGGCTTCTTTAGCTTTTTGTATAGTACGTTTACCTACTTCCAAATCATTATTATGATTGAGTCCAATTTCAGCTACGATGAAAGGTTTATGGTTCTTACCGATCTTTCTTGAATGTACCTTTATTTCTTTGTGTAACATAGTCTCCTACTGTATCATGTTCCTCAAATTTTCTTCTTTTTCTTCTAAGGTTTTAAATTTTGTATTCTGTTGGTGTCTTGAACGGCGATGTGTTTTACCCTTTACCTGTTCTTTAATACGAGAAAGCTCTTTTTCTATTTTCTTTTCTTCTTCTTTTCGTTTTTGTTCGTCGTATTCCTGTTCTTTATGCTCTTTTATGGTTTTATCTCCATCACCCTTTTTATCATCTTTGTTATCTTTTCCTTCTTTATTATCTTTTCCTTCTTTATTATCTTTTCCTTCTTTGTTATCTT
Encoded here:
- a CDS encoding 1-acyl-sn-glycerol-3-phosphate acyltransferase, which translates into the protein MSTDSFISYDFNYPFLWFLDAAMPGLLKLVYNQDKLVISDEDRKLLKSIKKKRVILIANHPTTEDPPVAYSITLHMYSRANFMAAREVFDWGNGLVGKLIRSVGAYSVLAGSADRESVKLSRRIISQPESKLVLFPEGEPNCKENDNLLPFQSGVAQIAFWGYEDAVKKELGADVYILPCFIKYRMNNPVEQVKKDIDISLNTLEKKLGLEKTGKNVKQRLLSIGKQILLRFENDFGIQVSETQDFDYRIGRVRHHILDYVAEKTGIHKWDKTANAIEKLRRLLSTFEMVSVGIPDPKNELPSKELANWGRKICERIYDFISIQTPYITELASAERVYEWIYRFESEVLGYSYKRPHNAHISFAKPYNIKDLYPSYRKNKKQSVEDLLHNLKSDLHTLMKKEIEKSPPIFEDSHIF
- a CDS encoding methyltransferase; this translates as MNEEIREKLWKIASQYSFPSKYFIPVKRNSGIICKDFFPENIKQFVLELGSGWGEVAIELALKNPDTGYILMEKNLGRVKSTLRMIEKYKLSNIRFIPLNFNWFLVELLEPRQFRSVILNFPDPWPKKKHFKHRTLNEEFVDKLRYLLQEKGSFYFATDHGGYARASIRLFRKIKDFTFENEYTFQRDNIPKSRFEEEKRGEGKKIYYLERILCS
- the tsaE gene encoding tRNA (adenosine(37)-N6)-threonylcarbamoyltransferase complex ATPase subunit type 1 TsaE, translated to MKPVEFQYTLQELHRPLFFLKRELEKSQNPFPILLLEGEMGAGKTTFVSAFVHSFDDTLLVNSPTFTLVNEYLTKEKMAIYHFDLFRLKHSSDLEELGFEEIWGKKGISLIEWWQIARDYLPPDCILLQFYIQDEETRNLRISKYM
- a CDS encoding TIGR02757 family protein, with translation MNKIYLRKVLDSLALNYNKEEFLSTDPIEFPLRYSNAKEREVVGFISALFSYGNVKAIRSFLNKLFTLMEGQPLLFLKEGLSNTIHKKLPSYRFQTSKDIELFLRLIQILFFKYGTFEKYFLNSQTLQSGIYSFQKILSEEAKKLESKNLSYGLSFLLGKGKVTASNKRYYMFLRWMVRNSFPDMGIYRKIKSANLIYPVDIHIQRIARLLGFSTRKTVDYTLAKEITANFCKINAEDPLLYDFALTRLGITRYCQFSYSKSICLNCKINTLCTIYTNKGNI
- a CDS encoding Hsp33 family molecular chaperone HslO; its protein translation is METPKENRDRYSIGLIPDLSFRYLLTDCSFTITEILNLQKAENSSADLLAKAILGSFFISGLVKDETTVSIQLEGRGEIERVLAYSSRKGELRGLVKNPKVVGKIDDKTLGIGSGVFRISRWIGPKLIHQSLTEMGEESFEDNLHSYIYSSEQVSSYLSIYLNNKEKRPYACGIIFQALPEASTENKQALHNAIQILRESMDEVFLNKHLEESKKHIEEKLGFGLKELETGHPIRVCTCGIEKTRVVVKSLGKEEALSILQEQGKVELSCEFCFSKYSLDAEEVNLLFMPV